A DNA window from Ornithodoros turicata isolate Travis chromosome 10, ASM3712646v1, whole genome shotgun sequence contains the following coding sequences:
- the LOC135370915 gene encoding peptidyl-prolyl cis-trans isomerase FKBP8-like, with the protein MPEITEIPPDDGPVPRKGSPVQDIGNGDGPRATLDKESDDDDLSDMPPLEDFADDTPNKNQGKKIVIEDEEPKSTDEEGWLDILGSGELKKKVIKQGEGRDSRPQRSDWITINLTGKLSDGKVVERNENWKIVLGDLEVVCGLDMAMALMEKGEVAEVVVPPRFGYGALGKEPDIPPNATLHYEVELISSQTAKDETELPFEDRLRIGDQKRERGNFWYSRSECSNATRCYRRALDFLDDMGLNVSDSPKDLQQLLDLRLKVYNNLAAAQMKMGAHEAALKSVDTVLKVQPNNVKALFRKGKILAHQGDVSEAVDVLKRALKLEPETKVIQQELARLVVKKKTQDQAEKAMYRRMFASTPDKEEEQKKHSRSRARTWSLVAGAVVAMTAVGIATYKHFHL; encoded by the exons ATGCCAGAGATAACGGAAATTCCACCAGATGATGGACCTGTACCGCGAAAGGGATCTCCTGTACAGGACATTGGAAACGGCGATGGTCCTAGAGCTACTCTTGACAAAGAATCGGACGACGATGACTTGAGCGACATGCCACCTCTTGAGGACTTCGCGGACGATACTCCGAACAAGAACCAAGGAAAAAAGATAGTGATTGAGGACGAAGAGCCGAAAAGTACGGACGAGGAAGGATGGCTCGATATTCTGGGCAGTGGGGAGCTGAAGAAAAAG GTCATCAAGCAAGGCGAAGGAAGAGACAGCAGACCACAAAGGTCGGACTGGATCACCATAAACTTGACCGGAAAACTGAGCGATGGAAAAGTTGTTGAACGAAATGAAAACTGGAAGATTGTCTTGGGGGACCTGGAGGTAGTTTGTG GTCTCGACATGGCAATGGCCCTCATGGAAAAGGGTGAAGTTGCTGAAGTAGTTGTGCCTCCAAGATTTGGTTATGGCGCTTTGGGAAA GGAGCCAGACATTCCACCGAATGCTACTTTGCACTATGAGGTTGAGCTTATTAGCTCTCAAACCGCGAAAGACGAAACTGAGCTTCCGTTTGAAGATCGTCTGAGAATAGG AGACCAGAAACGTGAACGAGGTAACTTCTGGTACAGCAGGTCCGAATGTTCGAATGCTACACGTTGCTACAGAAG agCCCTGGACTTTCTAGATGACATGGGATTG AACGTCTCGGACTCGCCAAAGGACCTTCAGCAGTTGCTAGACCTCAGGTTGAAGGTGTACAATAACCTTGCAGCTGCTCAAATGAAG ATGGGGGCACATGAAGCAGCGTTAAAGTCCGTGGACACTGTGCTGAAAGTGCAGCCGAACAATGTGAAAGCCTTATTCCGCAAAGGGAAG ATACTGGCACACCAGGGTGATGTATCGGAAGCTGTGGATGTTCTCAAAAGGGCTTTAAAGCTGGAGCCAGAAACAAAA GTAATACAGCAGGAACTAGCAAGACTGGTAGTCAAGAAGAAAACTCAAGACCAAGCTGAGAAGGCAATGTATCGACGCATGTTTGCCAGCACCCCTGACAAAGAGGAAGAGCAAAAAAAGCACAGTCGATCCCGG GCACGCACTTGGAGCTTGGTAGCTGGAGCAGTAGTGGCTATGACAGCAGTGGGCATTGCAACATACAAACATTTTCATTTATGA
- the LOC135370916 gene encoding uncharacterized protein LOC135370916, protein MLTRLSYYAGLFPVTTFICVIATVLADTCKLDGGYHYDVLKSAIWRISPPDDQCLGEKPCNWYFQFCNTLPSNLCGVGKSCEEPSKAQFGEFTTLVAEGPHGFLANFTNHTGGNSTCSSFSTNLLFRCDPKKTISIGNDTEVARLHQSGIVTNNQSCVRNITIEFSGACGTAPQLQGLSAGSVLLILFFVLLLIYLVIGIVYNHSHGARGWEMIPNYQFWTELPLLIVEGCVFFVKIVTCQQTRSANGTYDNI, encoded by the exons ATGTTGACACGGTTAAGTTATTACGCTGGGCTCTTCCCTGTAACTACTTTTATTTGTGTAATTGCAACGGTACTCGCAGATACGTGCAAACTTGATGGTGGCTACCACTACGATGTTTTGAAGTC AGCCATCTGGAGGATATCGCCTCCCGATGACCAATGCTTAGGAGAAAAGCCGTGCAACTGGTATTTTCAATTCTGCAACACCCTCCCAAGTAACTTGTGTGGCGTGGGCAAATCGTGCGAGGAGCCCAGCAAGGCGCAGTTTGGTGAATTCACAACGCTCGTCGCTGAAG GTCCCCATGGATTCCTTGCCAATTTTACAAATCATACCGGTGGAAATTCAACATGTTCGAGTTTCAGTACAAATCTCTTGTTTCGATGCGACCCTAAAAAGACCATTTCTATTGGTAACGACACCGAAGTTGCCAGGCTACACCAATCAGGGATCGTGACAAATAACCAGTCATGTGTG AGAAACATTACAATTGAATTCTCTGGTGCTTGCGGGACCGCGCCCCAGCTGCAGGGGCTCAGCGCGGGTTCGGTACTACTCATTCT GTTCTTCGTTTTGCTACTGATCTACCTGGTCATCGGAATCGTGTACAATCACAGCCACGGGGCTCGAGGCTGGGAGATGATACCAAACTACCAATTCTGGACGGAGCTTCCATTACTCATAGTG GAGGGCTGCGTCTTTTTTGTGAAAATCGTAACCTGCCAACAAACTCGTTCTGCGAACGGAACGTACGATAACATCTAA
- the LOC135370273 gene encoding neprilysin-3-like — MEAETATEVVDPKSGRCYQCFRVSIVLAGVVFLVASALASGVMLSSHLTSATTVSTTPVTIAPRANLCSSRSCHKLATILSRSYDEHRDPCLSFDDFVCSKSAGSFMKDYEENQYRMAADALSEIRSGEHTPVEKIARFFQECIVSKAPDRQLFHKFLLDNHLGLAPKQNPVGIMLQLAVKYGYGILFDLTARPCSNGTVLLSFEPQQDLTAWAQGAKQVKSRMSRLQYIVRHLSFLQNNHHGDREDHILTTETIVHRLLFSAVHVAQSPNKYLSLDELDATSKFVKSEMLLEFLRADSRFPADTTYHVSSKSAPVLYFVNDVLNRVKQEHLGPYLTWEASRHLGPLVSELFRVPVVYRKHYTSMATREVIGCFTLVHDLAGTLAFAPLVSRYMNGTASAMLEEMFKIIRRSYVKNVRNATWIANGTKASLLTKLEHARLSLGSLEYDPLLINKNSVYNELPLLRGSFFENYLALSAWRMKNGWATEDTTNRVHHTGAEDNATVSLPSVWTLPPLFYTDGSLAANYALIGSLVASQFIKILDIEHSEHGQLSNQTECLKNFYHEPSGSVILKIPRTVNDIMKIKPLYEAFIEASSINNASTTSLPVVPTYSTPQTFFQVMCLRFCPYQTWVHKAPHSLSCNVPMMNVKEFADAYRCPQHSPMNPEKRCPIWTS; from the exons ATGGAAGCA GAAACAGCAACTGAGGTGGTCGATCCAAAGTCCGGTCGCTGCTACCAGTGTTTCCGCGTTAGCATTGTCCTGGCAGGGGTGGTCTTCCTTGTCGCTTCGGCGCTCGCTTCCGGTGTCATGCTCAGCTCTCACCTTACCTCCGCCACCACCGTTTCGACGACACCAGTTACAATCGCTCCTCGGGCGAACCTGTGCAGCAGCAGATCTTGCCACAAGCTAGCCACCATCTTGTCCAGGTCTTACGACGAACATCGTGACCCGTGTCTCAGTTTCGACGACTTTGTCTGCTCCAAGTCTGCAGGAAGTTTCATGAAAGACTATGAGGAGAACCAATACAGGATGGCCGCTGACGCTCTGAGTGAAATACGATCGGGAGAACACACGCCGGTGGAGAAGATCGCGCGCTTCTTTCAAGAATGCATCGTCAGTAAGGCTCCAGACAGGCAACTGTTCCACAAGTTCCTCCTTGATAACCACCTAGGTCTGGCACCCAAGCAAAATCCCGTGGGCATCATGCTGCAACTGGCAGTCAAGTACGGGTACGGTATCTTATTCGATCTTACCGCGAGACCATGCTCGAACGGAACCGTACTGCTGTCCTTCGAACCGCAGCAAGACTTAACGGCTTGGGCTCAGGGCGCGAAGCAGGTCAAGTCCAGGATGTCGCGGCTGCAATATATCGTACGCCACTTAAGCTTCCTTCAAAATAATCACCATGGCGATAGAGAAGACCACATACTTACGACGGAAACGATCGTACACAGGCTCCTGTTTTCCGCCGTGCATGTCGCTCAAAGTCCCAATAAATACTTGTCTCTGGACGAACTGGACGCTACCTCAAAGTTCGTCAAGTCGGAGATGCTGCTTGAATTCCTCAGAGCAGATTCCCGCTTTCCAGCAGATACAACCTACCACGTGTCCTCCAAAAGCGCTCCCGTGTTGTATTTTGTCAACGACGTGCTCAACAGGGTGAAGCAGGAACATCTCGGACCTTACCTGACGTGGGAGGCCTCGCGTCACCTGGGACCTCTGGTCAGCGAACTCTTTCGAGTGCCCGTCGTGTACAGGAAACACTACACATCAATGGCGACGAGAGAAGTCATCGGCTGCTTCACTCTTGTGCACGACCTCGCAGGCACTTTAGCGTTTGCCCCGCTTGTCAGCAGGTACATGAACGGCACAGCTTCGGCTATGCTTgaagaaatgttcaaaataaTTCGTCGCTCGTACGTCAAGAACGTCAGGAACGCCACCTGGATCGCAAACGGGACCAAGGCGTCGCTCTTGACCAAGCTGGAACACGCGCGACTTAGCTTGGGCAGCCTCGAATACGATCCACTCCTCATCAACAAAAACAGCGTCTACAACGAGCTTCCGCTGCTGAGAGGTTCCTTCTTCGAGAACTACCTCGCGTTGAGCGCATGGCGCATGAAGAACGGTTGGGCAACGGAAGACACTACAAACCGTGTGCATCATACTGGGGCAGAGGACAACGCTACCGTGTCCTTGCCCTCTGTGTGGACATTACCGCCACTATTTTACACTGACGGCTCCCTGGCCGCCAATTACGCCCTAATTGGTTCATTGGTAGCCTCGCAGTTCATTAAAATCTTGGACATAGAGCACTCGGAGCACGGCCAGCTCTCGAACCAAACGGAATGTCTGAAGAACTTCTACCACGAGCCCAGCGGTTCGGTGATCCTCAAAATTCCCAGGACTGTAAATGATATCATGAAGATAAAGCCTCTCTACGAAGCATTCATCGAAGCGTCTTCCATTAATAACGCGTCCACGACTTCCCTGCCAGTGGTGCCTACCTATTCCACTCCTCAGACTTTCTTCCAGGTGATGTGCTTGCGATTCTGCCCTTACCAAACGTGGGTCCACAAAGCACCTCACTCGCTCAGCTGCAATGTCCCTATGATGAACGTGAAAGAATTTGCGGACGCCTACCGCTGTCCTCAACACTCTCCCATGAACCCGGAGAAACGCTGTCCGATTTGGACCAGCTGA